In one Neobacillus sp. WH10 genomic region, the following are encoded:
- a CDS encoding YbjQ family protein, whose product MMIVTTDYIPGKEIRELIGFVKGSTVQSKHIGKDLMAGLKTIVGGEIKEYTDMLDEARQKAIERMLGEARNLGANAIIGMRLQSSSVMQGASEIIAYGTAVWVE is encoded by the coding sequence ATGATGATTGTTACGACTGACTACATACCAGGCAAGGAAATTAGGGAATTAATCGGTTTTGTCAAGGGGAGTACCGTCCAATCAAAACATATAGGCAAGGACTTAATGGCAGGACTTAAAACCATTGTCGGCGGTGAAATTAAGGAATATACAGATATGCTGGATGAGGCAAGGCAAAAAGCGATTGAAAGAATGTTAGGCGAAGCAAGGAATTTAGGTGCAAATGCCATCATCGGAATGAGACTGCAATCCAGTTCCGTTATGCAGGGAGCCTCGGAAATTATTGCATATGGAACGGCGGTTTGGGTGGAATAA
- a CDS encoding ABC transporter transmembrane domain-containing protein codes for MFSVLKKLSWFFKENWQRYVIAVSLLIIVGILDVMPPKLIGMAIDDIHVGAMSEGKIMRYLTILLIIMFSSYGITYIWQYKLFGGAFLVERKMRSRFVNHLLKMTPAFYEKNRTGDLMARATNDLKAISITAGFGILTLVDSSVWMLTLLLTMGLFISWKLTLAAIIPLPIMAILMKLYGKRIHTRFMEAQDAFGELNDRVLESVAGVRVIRAYVQEKADSSRFHQLTEDVYHKNINVAKIDALFDPTIKVLVGISYLIGLGYGAYLVFHQAITLGNLVSFNVYLGMLIWPMFAIGELINVMQRGNASLDRVHETLNYEEDVSNPVKPVAVASAERIDYQKVTFRYPSSKNNNLENVDVRLLQGQTLGIVGKTGSGKTTFIKQLLRQYPLGEGDISIAGVPLEEQTLNQIRSWIGYVPQDHVLFSRSVKENILFGRDEASDEDLAMAIDLAAFRKDLEMLPEGLSTLVGEKGVALSGGQKQRISIARALIKNPEILILDDSLSAVDAKTEKRIIDNIRNVRKEKTTIITTHRMSAVQHADHIIVLDEGRIIEEGTHEQLLEQGGWYSEQFLRQQIERNAEEDVKA; via the coding sequence ATGTTTTCGGTATTAAAAAAATTAAGTTGGTTTTTTAAAGAAAATTGGCAGCGATATGTGATTGCTGTATCGCTATTAATAATAGTAGGTATATTGGATGTTATGCCGCCAAAATTAATTGGAATGGCAATTGATGATATTCATGTAGGCGCCATGAGTGAAGGGAAAATAATGCGATATCTTACCATCCTTCTCATCATTATGTTTTCATCTTATGGCATCACCTATATTTGGCAATATAAATTATTCGGAGGAGCATTTCTGGTAGAAAGGAAAATGCGGTCAAGGTTTGTGAACCATTTATTAAAAATGACTCCGGCCTTTTATGAAAAAAATCGTACAGGTGACTTAATGGCACGTGCAACGAATGACTTAAAGGCTATCTCGATCACAGCAGGTTTTGGAATCTTGACACTCGTGGATTCAAGTGTGTGGATGCTGACCTTACTGTTGACAATGGGCCTTTTTATAAGCTGGAAACTGACATTAGCGGCGATCATTCCCCTGCCCATTATGGCCATTTTAATGAAATTATATGGAAAAAGAATTCATACCCGCTTTATGGAAGCCCAGGATGCCTTCGGCGAGCTAAATGACCGGGTACTTGAATCTGTTGCGGGTGTCAGGGTTATCCGTGCATATGTGCAGGAAAAGGCTGATAGTAGCCGGTTTCACCAGCTGACTGAAGATGTTTATCATAAAAATATAAATGTAGCAAAAATTGATGCCTTATTCGATCCGACGATAAAGGTGCTTGTTGGAATCAGCTATTTAATTGGTCTCGGGTATGGTGCTTATTTAGTCTTCCACCAAGCAATTACATTAGGAAATCTCGTTTCCTTTAATGTCTATTTAGGGATGCTAATTTGGCCGATGTTTGCCATTGGTGAGTTAATTAATGTAATGCAGCGGGGAAATGCTTCACTTGACCGCGTCCATGAAACCCTAAACTACGAGGAAGATGTCAGCAACCCTGTTAAACCGGTTGCTGTCGCTTCCGCTGAACGTATTGATTATCAAAAGGTAACCTTCCGCTATCCATCCTCTAAAAATAACAATTTAGAAAATGTGGATGTAAGGCTCCTGCAAGGTCAGACACTGGGAATCGTCGGTAAAACGGGAAGCGGAAAGACTACGTTTATTAAACAATTATTAAGACAATACCCACTTGGAGAAGGTGATATATCCATCGCGGGTGTTCCGTTAGAGGAGCAAACATTAAACCAGATTCGCAGCTGGATTGGCTATGTGCCTCAGGATCATGTACTTTTTTCAAGAAGTGTGAAGGAGAATATTCTGTTTGGCAGGGATGAAGCGAGCGATGAAGATTTAGCGATGGCCATCGATTTAGCAGCGTTCCGTAAAGATTTAGAAATGCTTCCGGAAGGATTGAGTACACTTGTAGGTGAAAAAGGAGTGGCACTGTCCGGCGGGCAAAAGCAACGCATCTCGATTGCCCGTGCTCTTATTAAAAATCCGGAAATTCTCATTCTCGATGATTCCTTATCTGCAGTTGATGCAAAAACAGAAAAGAGAATTATTGACAATATCCGCAATGTAAGAAAAGAAAAAACAACCATTATTACAACGCATCGGATGTCTGCTGTCCAGCATGCCGACCATATTATTGTCCTCGATGAAGGAAGAATTATTGAAGAAGGGACACATGAACAGCTCTTGGAGCAGGGAGGATGGTACAGTGAACAATTTTTACGGCAGCAGATTGAACGTAATGCTGAAGAGGATGTGAAAGCATGA
- a CDS encoding ABC transporter ATP-binding protein, with the protein MTTGRRLVGYALSYKKIILAALIMLTISVAADLAGPFIAKNIIDQHILGIESVWYETINGDKAVKYNGKVYKREKYFSSGEQKGKPVRILQVGSKFVFVDQELEFDGKRSLKEGHLLIKKGAQEAEYQAENLNSSDLLRFYRPEIPAIFQLLAFYFGLLVVSAIFQYGEKFFLQKSANRIIQKMREDVFGHIQRLPINYFDNLPAGKVVARITNDTEAIRELYVTVLATFFTSAIYITGIYVALFILNVKLAAICLVMLPILYVWMLIYRKYASKYNRVIRSRNSDINAMINESIQGMSIIQAFSRETETKVDFEKLNYEHFTYQNKMLSLNALTSHNLVGILRNLVFVAFIWYFGGQALNPLNVISLGMLYAFVDYVNRLFQPVQGIVNQLANLEQALVAGERVFKLMDEPGENVSSERIARYKGNVTFDHVSFGYNEGEYVLKDIDFETKHGETVALVGHTGSGKSSIMNLLFRFYDCQKGKILIDGKDIESIPRQTIRNHMGIVLQDPYLFTGTIASNVSLNDPSITREKVEKALKDVGAEKVFKNLENGYDEPVIEKGSTLSSGQRQLISFARALAFNPAILILDEATSSIDTETEVLIQEAMDVLKKGRTTFIIAHRLSTIRNADQILVLDRGRIVERGTHDDLMVTKGKYYQMYQLQQGGNEIAG; encoded by the coding sequence ATGACCACAGGGAGAAGATTAGTCGGATACGCACTTAGTTATAAAAAAATTATTTTGGCGGCATTGATCATGCTGACCATTTCCGTCGCAGCAGATCTAGCAGGGCCGTTTATCGCAAAAAATATTATTGATCAGCATATTTTAGGCATTGAATCTGTTTGGTATGAAACAATCAATGGCGATAAGGCAGTAAAGTATAATGGGAAAGTGTACAAAAGAGAAAAGTATTTTTCAAGTGGTGAACAAAAGGGAAAACCAGTTCGGATTCTCCAGGTTGGTTCCAAGTTCGTTTTTGTTGATCAAGAACTTGAATTTGATGGAAAAAGAAGCTTAAAAGAAGGACACTTACTCATTAAAAAAGGTGCACAAGAAGCAGAATATCAGGCGGAAAACCTTAATAGCTCAGACCTATTAAGGTTTTACCGACCGGAGATTCCTGCGATATTTCAATTATTAGCATTCTATTTTGGGCTCTTAGTTGTATCAGCCATTTTTCAATATGGAGAAAAATTTTTCTTGCAAAAATCAGCCAATCGCATCATTCAAAAAATGCGTGAGGATGTTTTTGGGCATATTCAACGCCTGCCAATCAACTATTTTGATAATCTGCCCGCAGGAAAAGTGGTGGCACGAATTACGAATGATACAGAAGCCATCCGGGAGCTTTACGTAACCGTACTTGCTACTTTTTTCACCAGTGCAATTTATATTACCGGCATATATGTGGCCTTGTTTATTTTGAATGTGAAACTGGCAGCGATTTGTTTAGTGATGCTGCCAATCCTGTATGTATGGATGTTAATTTACCGAAAGTATGCATCAAAATACAACCGTGTCATTCGTTCTCGGAATAGTGATATTAATGCCATGATTAACGAGTCAATTCAAGGAATGAGTATTATTCAGGCATTTAGCCGCGAAACCGAAACGAAAGTAGATTTTGAAAAGCTAAACTATGAACATTTTACCTACCAAAATAAAATGCTAAGTTTAAATGCGTTAACTTCTCATAACTTAGTAGGGATTTTAAGAAATCTCGTTTTCGTGGCCTTTATTTGGTATTTTGGGGGGCAAGCGCTTAATCCTTTAAACGTGATTTCACTTGGGATGCTATATGCCTTTGTTGATTACGTTAACCGTCTTTTTCAGCCTGTCCAAGGAATTGTCAATCAGCTTGCTAATTTAGAGCAGGCGCTTGTGGCTGGTGAGCGGGTGTTTAAATTGATGGATGAGCCGGGTGAAAATGTCAGCAGTGAGCGGATTGCCCGCTATAAAGGGAATGTAACCTTTGATCATGTTTCATTTGGTTATAATGAAGGAGAATATGTACTAAAAGATATTGATTTTGAAACGAAGCACGGTGAAACCGTTGCTCTTGTCGGTCATACGGGCTCAGGGAAAAGCTCCATCATGAATTTACTTTTCCGCTTTTATGATTGTCAAAAAGGAAAAATTCTTATTGATGGTAAAGATATTGAAAGTATTCCGCGTCAGACGATTCGAAATCATATGGGCATTGTGCTGCAGGATCCCTATTTATTTACGGGGACAATTGCTTCGAACGTGAGCTTAAATGATCCCTCAATCACAAGAGAAAAAGTCGAAAAGGCATTAAAGGATGTTGGGGCGGAAAAGGTATTTAAGAATTTAGAGAATGGATATGATGAGCCGGTCATCGAGAAGGGCAGCACTCTTTCAAGCGGGCAGCGGCAGTTGATCTCATTTGCCCGTGCGCTTGCCTTTAACCCAGCTATTCTAATTCTTGATGAAGCCACCTCTAGCATTGATACAGAGACAGAAGTCCTTATTCAAGAAGCGATGGATGTATTAAAGAAAGGCCGAACCACATTTATCATCGCCCACCGTTTGTCGACCATTCGCAATGCCGATCAGATTCTTGTACTCGACCGTGGGAGGATTGTTGAGAGAGGAACCCATGACGATTTGATGGTGACTAAGGGGAAGTATTATCAGATGTATCAGCTCCAGCAAGGAGGCAACGAAATAGCAGGATAG
- a CDS encoding NAD(P)H-binding protein, producing MNICLLGATGRVGSVILENALSNHLSVQAVVRDSKKLIHEASGLKVIEGNILDEAVIAHSIKGTDVVISALNTDRRTTLSTSMPFIIKHMKQNGIKRIITIGTAGILQARSTPHLYRFQSSESKRKSTKDAEEHLKAYLLLKNSGLDWTVVCPTYLPVGERIGTYRFEKDFLPENPSSISIYDTGDFAFQQLFSEEFIGTRVGLTY from the coding sequence GTGAACATTTGTCTTTTGGGGGCGACAGGAAGAGTGGGTTCAGTTATTCTCGAAAATGCACTTTCAAATCATCTTTCTGTCCAAGCTGTAGTGAGAGATTCAAAAAAACTAATACATGAGGCTTCTGGTCTCAAAGTCATAGAAGGAAACATCCTTGATGAAGCAGTTATCGCTCATTCTATTAAAGGTACTGATGTTGTCATTAGTGCATTAAATACTGATAGAAGAACAACACTTTCCACTTCCATGCCATTCATAATCAAGCATATGAAACAAAACGGCATCAAGCGTATTATTACCATTGGAACTGCTGGTATCCTGCAGGCCCGTTCTACACCACATTTATACCGATTCCAATCCTCAGAATCAAAGCGAAAAAGTACAAAGGATGCGGAGGAGCATTTAAAAGCCTATTTGTTATTAAAGAACTCAGGACTTGATTGGACGGTCGTTTGTCCAACCTATTTGCCTGTTGGTGAAAGAATAGGCACGTATCGATTCGAAAAGGACTTTTTACCTGAAAATCCTTCGTCCATCTCGATATATGACACTGGAGATTTTGCGTTTCAACAGCTTTTTAGCGAAGAATTTATTGGAACACGAGTTGGACTTACCTATTAA
- the fumC gene encoding class II fumarate hydratase, translating into MENYRVEKDTLGEIKVPADKYWGAQTQRSKQNFIIGTEKMPLELIYSLAFIKEAAAIVNFQIGRLSKAKMRAIQKICDAIHNGDLDEQFPLVVWQTGSGTQTNMNVNEVIANRANQLLKEQNSAEKIHPNDDVNMSQSSNDTFPTAMHIAAYMKITETLLPAIIELKNTLHEKEKAFSTIVKIGRTHLQDATPLTLGQEISGWRAMLEKNEKMIKEASTYLLNLAIGGTAVGTGINADPQFGEKVAEQLSKLTSYPFRSSENKFHGLTSHDEIVFVHGALKALAADLMKIANDVRWLASGPRSGIGEISIPANEPGSSIMPGKVNPTQSEALTMAACQVFGNDATIGFAASQGNFELNVFKPVIIYNLIQSIRLLADGMQSFNKNCAVGLKANVEIIKEHVERSLMLVTVLNPHIGYEKAAEIAKLAFKENSTLKEAALKTGYVTEEQFVEWMKPEKMV; encoded by the coding sequence ATGGAGAATTACCGGGTTGAAAAAGATACACTTGGTGAGATTAAGGTACCTGCGGATAAATATTGGGGGGCCCAGACACAGCGGAGCAAGCAAAACTTTATAATTGGCACTGAAAAAATGCCATTGGAGCTAATTTATAGCTTGGCTTTTATTAAAGAAGCAGCAGCAATCGTTAATTTTCAAATAGGCAGGCTAAGCAAAGCAAAAATGAGGGCCATTCAAAAGATTTGTGACGCTATTCATAATGGAGACTTGGATGAACAATTTCCCTTGGTAGTCTGGCAAACAGGCAGCGGAACTCAAACCAATATGAATGTAAATGAAGTGATAGCAAATCGAGCTAACCAATTATTAAAAGAACAGAACAGCGCAGAAAAGATTCACCCAAACGATGATGTCAATATGTCGCAAAGCTCCAATGATACCTTTCCAACAGCGATGCATATTGCTGCCTATATGAAAATAACCGAAACCCTGCTTCCTGCTATAATAGAACTAAAAAACACCCTGCATGAAAAAGAAAAGGCTTTTTCGACTATTGTAAAAATTGGAAGAACGCATTTGCAGGATGCCACACCACTGACGCTTGGACAGGAGATTAGCGGCTGGAGGGCGATGTTGGAGAAAAACGAAAAAATGATAAAGGAAGCGAGTACGTATCTCTTGAATTTAGCAATTGGGGGGACGGCGGTAGGTACAGGAATAAATGCTGATCCCCAATTTGGAGAAAAAGTAGCTGAACAGCTATCTAAATTAACAAGTTATCCTTTTCGGTCTTCAGAAAATAAATTTCATGGTTTAACAAGTCATGATGAAATTGTCTTTGTACATGGGGCATTAAAAGCGTTAGCCGCTGATTTAATGAAAATTGCCAATGATGTCCGCTGGCTCGCGAGCGGGCCGAGGAGCGGGATAGGTGAGATTAGTATCCCCGCAAATGAGCCGGGCAGCTCCATCATGCCTGGAAAGGTGAATCCAACTCAAAGTGAGGCATTAACGATGGCAGCCTGTCAAGTGTTTGGCAATGACGCCACCATTGGTTTTGCTGCAAGCCAAGGGAATTTTGAACTGAATGTGTTTAAACCAGTCATCATTTATAATCTCATTCAATCCATTAGGCTTCTTGCGGATGGAATGCAATCCTTTAATAAAAATTGTGCGGTAGGTCTGAAGGCAAATGTAGAAATCATTAAGGAACACGTGGAGCGGTCTTTAATGTTGGTAACGGTATTAAATCCACATATTGGCTATGAAAAAGCGGCAGAAATTGCTAAGCTTGCGTTTAAGGAAAATAGTACGTTGAAAGAAGCAGCCCTTAAAACGGGGTATGTTACGGAAGAGCAATTTGTCGAATGGATGAAACCTGAAAAGATGGTATGA
- a CDS encoding alpha/beta-type small acid-soluble spore protein — MAANNNSNQLLVPGVQQALDQMKYEIATEFGVNLGADTTSRANGSVGGEITKRLVQMAESQLGGFKR; from the coding sequence ATGGCTGCTAACAACAACTCTAATCAACTTTTAGTACCAGGCGTTCAACAAGCACTTGATCAAATGAAGTATGAAATCGCTACAGAATTTGGTGTAAACCTTGGTGCGGATACTACTTCACGTGCTAACGGTTCTGTTGGAGGAGAAATCACAAAACGTCTTGTTCAAATGGCTGAATCTCAACTTGGCGGATTCAAGCGATAA
- the ugpC gene encoding sn-glycerol-3-phosphate ABC transporter ATP-binding protein UgpC yields MAELKLDHIYKIYDNKVTAVQDFNLHIEDKEFIVFVGPSGCGKSTTLRMIAGLEDISKGDFYIDGKRVNDVAPKDRDIAMVFQNYALYPHMTVYDNMAFGLKLRKFPKDEIERRVKEAAKILGLEAYLTRKPKALSGGQRQRVALGRAIVRDAKVFLMDEPLSNLDAKLRVQMRAEIAKLHRRLDTTTIYVTHDQTEAMTMATRLVVMKDGIIQQVGSPKEVYEKPENVFVGGFIGSPAMNFFNGKLEDGKFVIGNASIAVPEGKMKFLREQGYVGKSIILGVRPEDIHDEPVFIEASAGTKIKANIDVAELTGAELMIYSSIGGQDFVARLDSRADVHPGDSLDLAFDLNKAHFFDIDTESRIRTLNEK; encoded by the coding sequence ATGGCAGAATTAAAATTAGATCATATTTATAAAATTTACGATAATAAAGTAACCGCAGTTCAAGACTTCAATTTACATATTGAAGATAAGGAATTTATCGTATTTGTCGGTCCATCTGGCTGTGGTAAATCCACTACTCTTCGGATGATTGCCGGTCTTGAAGATATTTCTAAAGGTGATTTTTACATTGATGGAAAAAGAGTTAACGATGTCGCTCCAAAAGATCGTGATATCGCGATGGTTTTCCAAAACTACGCTCTTTATCCACATATGACGGTTTACGATAACATGGCATTTGGCTTAAAGCTTCGTAAATTCCCTAAAGATGAAATCGAACGCCGCGTAAAAGAAGCAGCAAAAATTCTTGGCTTAGAAGCTTACTTAACGCGTAAACCAAAAGCACTTTCTGGTGGACAACGTCAGCGTGTTGCCTTAGGACGTGCGATTGTCCGTGATGCAAAGGTATTCTTAATGGACGAACCATTATCAAACCTTGATGCGAAGCTTCGTGTACAAATGCGTGCAGAGATTGCCAAGCTCCACCGACGTTTAGATACTACTACCATCTATGTTACACATGACCAGACAGAAGCAATGACAATGGCTACTCGATTGGTTGTTATGAAAGATGGAATCATTCAGCAGGTCGGATCACCAAAAGAAGTATATGAAAAACCGGAAAATGTCTTTGTCGGCGGCTTTATCGGTTCGCCAGCGATGAACTTCTTTAATGGTAAATTAGAAGATGGAAAGTTTGTAATTGGAAATGCCTCCATTGCGGTTCCGGAAGGTAAAATGAAGTTCCTTCGTGAACAAGGTTATGTTGGAAAATCAATTATCCTTGGGGTACGTCCGGAAGACATTCATGATGAGCCTGTATTTATTGAAGCATCTGCTGGAACTAAGATTAAAGCCAATATTGATGTGGCAGAATTAACAGGTGCTGAATTAATGATCTATTCGAGTATCGGAGGCCAGGACTTCGTTGCCCGTCTTGATTCACGTGCAGATGTCCATCCTGGTGATTCTTTAGACCTTGCATTTGACTTAAATAAAGCTCATTTCTTCGATATTGACACAGAATCACGGATTCGCACCCTTAATGAAAAATAA
- a CDS encoding helix-turn-helix domain-containing protein, translating into MLRKLLSIYENSILFPSQPDKPSEQFYYFYSEAEDEWIGIPKTEMSEKELNLLKALYKTGEFQVSRVTTAEKAWYDFLFLHAPAPHSHSETFIRFIQFNINGNDANQVEIESALKGFFTEDVIIIWESGSRGIVVEEKKQISLSEEELISMSETLESDFYVTISFFIGKLNLNSEQLRSKFLLEKEYFSFAITKLGSPTIFTFERVFPAYLAHYLPEELKHRGSQEIAEVFHDDPEMFSTIKVFLENNLNASLTAKKLYIHRNTLQYRIDKFTEKTGIGLKDFYGAFTVFLACLLFEQNQVK; encoded by the coding sequence ATGCTTAGAAAATTATTGTCTATCTATGAAAATTCGATCTTGTTTCCCAGCCAACCCGATAAGCCTTCCGAGCAATTTTATTACTTCTATAGCGAAGCAGAGGATGAATGGATTGGCATTCCTAAAACAGAAATGAGTGAAAAAGAATTAAACCTGCTTAAAGCACTTTACAAAACAGGTGAATTTCAAGTATCCAGGGTCACTACTGCAGAAAAAGCATGGTATGATTTTTTATTTTTACATGCCCCTGCACCACATTCCCATTCTGAAACATTTATTAGATTTATCCAGTTTAATATAAATGGCAATGATGCAAATCAAGTGGAAATTGAATCTGCCTTAAAAGGATTTTTTACTGAAGATGTCATTATTATTTGGGAAAGCGGGAGCCGGGGAATTGTTGTTGAAGAGAAAAAGCAAATTTCTCTTTCAGAAGAGGAATTAATATCAATGTCGGAAACATTGGAAAGCGATTTTTACGTTACAATATCCTTTTTCATTGGAAAACTGAATCTCAATTCAGAGCAACTTCGCTCAAAATTTCTTCTGGAAAAGGAATACTTTTCATTTGCCATTACAAAACTTGGCAGCCCAACTATATTTACATTTGAACGGGTTTTCCCAGCTTATTTGGCACATTATTTACCAGAGGAATTAAAACATAGGGGCAGTCAAGAAATCGCAGAGGTATTTCATGATGATCCGGAAATGTTTTCGACGATCAAGGTTTTTCTTGAAAACAATTTAAATGCCAGTCTGACAGCTAAAAAATTATATATCCACCGAAATACACTTCAATACCGCATTGATAAATTTACAGAGAAAACAGGAATCGGATTAAAAGACTTTTACGGAGCCTTTACTGTCTTCTTAGCATGTCTACTTTTTGAACAGAATCAAGTGAAGTGA
- a CDS encoding YheC/YheD family protein — protein sequence MKDNNPSPLIGILTTRKANGVIAGNGSLFIELQKRLISLKGISFVFIPEEVEREFILGYTFSPDDNRWLKKRFPYPDLVYNRIPFRKSEHDEQCQHFFSILKDKNIPFFNPCFIDKFEFYELLKNHDILQHYLPQTILTDDKMKLFSFLKNLKNIYLKPRQSSKGKGIFRLRMNGPLRIELEGISIHENYKSFDHFWDSWKEKLLKKNYLAQEEIKSAEYDGDRFDFRILAHANLDDYILTGVGIRQSKEQEITTHIPAGGRLLPYQLLQADEHDQFFQTIVPQIGKALSKQFGYFGEFSIDAGVSKTGHYYIYEVNSKPMSFDEWEIEEKKIEQVCRLFLQLTDIQK from the coding sequence ATGAAAGACAATAATCCATCTCCACTGATTGGCATTTTGACGACACGAAAGGCAAATGGTGTAATCGCCGGCAATGGTTCGCTTTTTATAGAACTGCAAAAAAGGCTTATTTCTCTAAAAGGAATAAGCTTTGTCTTTATTCCTGAAGAAGTTGAGAGAGAGTTTATTTTGGGCTATACGTTTTCACCTGACGACAATCGCTGGCTAAAAAAACGTTTTCCATATCCTGACCTTGTTTATAATCGGATTCCTTTTCGAAAATCAGAGCATGACGAACAATGCCAGCATTTTTTTTCTATTTTAAAAGATAAAAACATCCCCTTTTTTAATCCTTGTTTTATCGATAAATTTGAATTTTATGAATTACTGAAAAACCATGATATTCTGCAACACTATTTACCGCAAACCATTCTTACCGATGATAAAATGAAATTGTTTTCCTTTTTAAAAAATCTGAAAAACATTTACTTAAAACCACGGCAATCTTCAAAAGGAAAAGGAATTTTTCGTTTGAGGATGAATGGCCCTTTGCGGATAGAACTTGAAGGTATTAGTATACATGAAAACTATAAATCCTTTGACCATTTTTGGGACAGCTGGAAAGAAAAGCTGCTTAAAAAAAACTACTTGGCACAAGAAGAAATTAAATCTGCTGAGTATGATGGAGATCGTTTTGATTTTCGGATCCTCGCACATGCTAATCTTGATGATTATATTTTAACTGGTGTCGGCATTAGGCAATCCAAGGAACAGGAGATCACCACCCATATTCCAGCTGGGGGCAGACTCCTCCCTTATCAACTTTTGCAGGCAGACGAGCACGACCAGTTTTTTCAAACAATTGTCCCACAGATAGGTAAAGCCCTATCCAAACAGTTTGGCTATTTCGGTGAATTTTCTATCGATGCCGGTGTAAGCAAAACAGGTCACTATTATATATACGAAGTGAATTCGAAACCAATGAGCTTTGATGAATGGGAGATTGAGGAAAAGAAAATCGAGCAGGTTTGCCGCTTATTCCTACAACTGACGGATATTCAGAAATAA
- a CDS encoding YheC/YheD family protein, whose amino-acid sequence MRKHYLIEVAQNDQLIVFCPPAVIQNKLIKRISFGSKSMEVEFRPHPDQDDRIVISRKIQETIQFPHFKIPMHAFLENEILYIGPLVGIFTSGFTSLPKQPIGERTLFFSKLLSVSKTVGALPFVFGEPHIDWEKGTIEGYFFHDDAWQTIEVPFPNVIYDRLPNRRSEGSPKLIKVRERLQKEYLIPWYNPGFFNKLDIYERLQQDTSVTNYLPETYPFISFSSIETMLSKYGHIFIKPKNGSLGLGVHQVIYDKHKDDYYCRFQDDKGVNRLRKYSSLESLFQSVFANQSLEKMLVQQGIHLLRTEQRSVDFRVHTNKDDLGKWNVTAIAAKIAGQGSVTTHARSGGDIRTLSEIFPKEECELYTEKLSNAALLLSTALDANVEGIIGEIGFDLGIDRTGDVWLFEANSKPGRSIFSHPELKEFDYLTRKLSIAFAIFLTEQSLLHPEELFK is encoded by the coding sequence ATGAGAAAACATTATCTCATTGAAGTTGCTCAAAATGATCAATTAATTGTTTTCTGCCCACCAGCGGTCATACAGAATAAACTGATCAAAAGAATTTCCTTTGGGTCAAAATCCATGGAGGTGGAATTCCGCCCTCATCCTGACCAGGATGACCGAATTGTGATAAGCAGGAAAATTCAAGAGACTATCCAGTTTCCACACTTCAAAATCCCGATGCATGCCTTTTTAGAAAATGAAATCCTCTATATCGGTCCACTTGTTGGGATTTTCACCTCTGGTTTTACGTCCCTTCCCAAGCAGCCAATTGGTGAACGGACATTATTTTTTTCAAAACTTCTTTCCGTTAGCAAAACAGTTGGAGCCCTTCCTTTTGTCTTTGGGGAGCCGCATATTGACTGGGAAAAAGGAACCATTGAGGGGTACTTCTTTCATGATGATGCTTGGCAAACCATTGAGGTCCCTTTTCCAAATGTTATTTACGACCGGCTTCCAAATCGAAGAAGCGAAGGAAGTCCTAAATTAATTAAGGTAAGGGAAAGACTGCAAAAAGAATATCTCATCCCATGGTATAATCCCGGTTTTTTTAATAAACTTGATATTTATGAAAGACTGCAGCAGGATACTTCGGTTACGAATTACCTTCCTGAAACTTATCCGTTTATATCCTTTTCCTCTATCGAAACGATGCTTTCTAAATATGGCCATATTTTTATTAAACCAAAAAACGGCAGTCTCGGGTTAGGTGTTCACCAAGTGATTTATGACAAACATAAAGACGATTATTATTGCCGTTTTCAAGACGATAAAGGTGTAAATCGCTTACGGAAATATTCTAGCTTGGAGAGTTTGTTCCAATCAGTATTCGCAAACCAATCGTTAGAAAAAATGCTGGTTCAGCAGGGTATTCACTTGCTTAGAACCGAACAGCGCTCAGTCGATTTTCGTGTTCATACGAATAAAGACGATCTTGGAAAATGGAATGTAACCGCGATTGCTGCGAAAATTGCCGGCCAGGGCAGTGTAACAACACATGCCAGGAGCGGCGGGGACATTAGAACCCTTAGTGAAATTTTCCCAAAGGAAGAGTGTGAATTATATACTGAGAAGTTATCGAATGCTGCGCTTCTGCTAAGTACTGCCCTTGATGCCAATGTTGAAGGAATTATTGGTGAGATTGGCTTTGATTTAGGTATCGACCGTACCGGTGATGTCTGGCTTTTTGAAGCTAATTCCAAACCAGGAAGGTCTATTTTCAGTCATCCGGAATTGAAAGAATTTGATTACCTAACACGTAAATTATCGATTGCTTTTGCCATTTTTCTTACCGAACAATCCTTATTACATCCTGAGGAACTATTTAAATGA